Proteins found in one Gardnerella vaginalis ATCC 14018 = JCM 11026 genomic segment:
- a CDS encoding vWA domain-containing protein, whose protein sequence is MKISFSWISLVAIAILGILALYEIFPINRKNLSSDETIYMRVRRVLICILLAICALCPCVMKSTLQRSLNATNVIFVLDVTGSMNVNDSKDLNNNTTTRFNSAKQIIKQITNNYINASFTAIRFGASSSVDVPLTPDSNAIENWVDTINTEPVGVSNGTSLDAPLDKTLLEAKAIHDAHPQDVTVLYLISDGEETTSRKRRTFSSLRGYVNHAYVIGVGSKNGGKIPNTTTKLNDLDDINSTDSSTKQSGKWIIDPSTGKPGISKMDPQNLKNIADEVSGKYVDSSKNHSIGLEAKNILSKQWRQNNTVKPRLRPEPIVWPFAILASILILWELSCWITKSRKLI, encoded by the coding sequence ATGAAAATATCTTTTAGTTGGATTTCGCTAGTTGCTATTGCAATTCTTGGCATTTTGGCATTATATGAAATTTTCCCAATTAATCGCAAAAACCTTAGTTCGGACGAAACAATTTATATGAGGGTTCGAAGAGTGTTGATATGCATTCTTCTAGCTATTTGCGCATTATGCCCTTGTGTTATGAAAAGCACCTTGCAACGCTCTCTTAATGCTACAAATGTTATATTTGTTTTAGATGTTACTGGCTCTATGAATGTTAATGATTCTAAGGATTTAAACAACAACACAACCACTAGGTTTAATTCTGCAAAACAAATAATAAAACAAATTACAAATAATTACATAAACGCAAGTTTTACTGCTATTAGGTTTGGAGCGTCTTCTAGTGTTGATGTTCCACTTACGCCAGATTCTAATGCAATTGAAAATTGGGTTGATACTATCAACACTGAACCTGTTGGAGTTTCAAATGGAACTAGTTTGGATGCTCCCCTAGATAAAACTCTTCTTGAAGCTAAGGCAATTCATGACGCTCATCCGCAAGACGTTACAGTTTTATATTTAATAAGCGATGGAGAAGAAACAACTTCTAGAAAGCGTAGAACATTCTCATCTCTACGCGGATACGTGAATCATGCTTATGTTATTGGCGTAGGTTCTAAAAATGGCGGGAAAATCCCAAATACCACCACTAAGCTAAATGATTTAGATGATATAAATTCTACAGATTCTTCTACAAAACAATCTGGTAAATGGATTATTGACCCATCTACTGGAAAACCTGGAATATCTAAGATGGATCCGCAGAATCTTAAGAATATAGCTGATGAGGTTAGTGGAAAATATGTTGACTCTAGCAAAAATCACTCTATTGGATTAGAAGCAAAAAATATTCTTTCTAAACAATGGAGACAGAACAATACTGTTAAGCCGAGACTTAGACCTGAGCCAATCGTTTGGCCTTTTGCTATTCTTGCAAGCATATTGATTCTTTGGGAATTATCATGCTGGATTACAAAATCAAGGAAGCTTATATGA
- a CDS encoding vWA domain-containing protein: MTFSTLSFSTLCNCQIYNYSTLVSSIFSMRLKWPIVLFFGVLASVIILITVLVISEVKRHNLKNHSYNSKNILESSFLRTFTLDEDLQGSLCARKWRLWNILRKFSFIMLILALICTTILSSRPSRVLNANEQSSSRDIVLCLDVSGSTLPYDLEVINAYLKFVEHFQGERIGLSIFNSTSRTVFPLTDDYSLVKKQLQYASKLLDGVQTQDKIDNMQQKQYQQISTWLDGTQNRKEATSLIGDGLVSCAAMIPGVVYGSSSNSQKPHNRLNRSASIVLATDNVVSGKPVYSLKQALDLTKRANIQVDGLYSGSTQSENENTTNQMRELIEKNGGIFLTQHNSDSVLALVRKIEQQHTIMQKDSTQSALSDDPSIATIFAVIFVTLWLISARRIKR, translated from the coding sequence ATGACATTCTCCACATTATCATTCTCAACATTATGTAACTGCCAAATATATAATTATTCAACACTCGTTTCATCTATTTTCTCTATGCGACTTAAATGGCCAATAGTCCTGTTTTTTGGTGTTTTAGCAAGCGTAATAATTCTTATAACTGTATTAGTGATTAGCGAGGTTAAACGACACAACTTAAAGAATCATTCGTACAATTCAAAAAACATTTTAGAATCAAGCTTTTTGAGAACATTTACTTTAGACGAGGATTTGCAAGGAAGTTTATGTGCTAGAAAATGGAGACTATGGAATATTCTTCGCAAATTCTCTTTTATAATGCTTATCCTAGCTCTTATATGCACTACAATTCTCAGCTCTAGACCTTCAAGAGTTTTAAACGCAAACGAACAATCAAGCTCTAGAGATATTGTTTTATGCTTAGATGTTTCTGGATCTACTCTGCCGTATGATTTGGAAGTTATTAACGCTTATTTGAAATTTGTTGAGCATTTTCAAGGCGAGCGCATTGGTTTGAGTATTTTTAATTCAACTTCTAGAACTGTTTTTCCTCTTACAGACGATTATTCACTTGTTAAAAAACAGTTGCAGTACGCTTCTAAGCTGTTGGATGGAGTTCAAACACAAGACAAAATCGACAATATGCAACAAAAGCAGTATCAGCAGATTTCCACGTGGCTTGATGGTACGCAAAACCGAAAAGAAGCAACATCGTTAATTGGCGATGGTCTTGTTAGTTGCGCTGCAATGATTCCTGGAGTTGTATATGGTTCTTCTAGCAACTCCCAAAAACCTCATAATCGTCTTAATCGTAGTGCATCTATTGTTTTAGCTACAGATAATGTTGTTTCTGGGAAACCAGTTTACTCTCTTAAGCAAGCTTTAGATCTAACAAAACGAGCTAATATTCAAGTCGATGGATTGTATTCTGGATCTACTCAAAGCGAAAATGAGAACACTACTAATCAGATGCGTGAACTTATTGAAAAAAATGGTGGCATTTTCTTAACTCAGCATAATTCTGATTCTGTTTTAGCTTTGGTACGTAAAATTGAACAGCAGCACACAATTATGCAAAAGGACTCTACACAATCTGCTTTAAGCGACGATCCTAGTATTGCAACAATATTTGCGGTTATTTTTGTAACTCTCTGGCTTATTTCAGCGAGAAGGATAAAACGATGA
- a CDS encoding DUF58 domain-containing protein, translating to MIFANPFFTRMLKSFTKSDFVVQDTKRSLLVSNSAKKIRRKIEELDNRLNLPVAKKSLGVFEGEHPSNHNFGNGDLVDIHSWQPGDEARMMNWKASARLGEPMVSSRERNCSSKTWILVDSSANMNASCSCNGLNEYLYEAASNSACFFASLSIKRNDSLNCVLFDGNDIIKIPSSRNLPDFERNLDKNIYKTRKKLRDTNTIINFANSINQSRGLIVIITDEYAISSKHFDDLQKISRLHSLIVVTICPINPFNSYKVTPIIDGTTMREIPAFLKDDSCAKEVNTHRAFVNNALHEILNNTGSSLIRGSSSEQIFHSSTKFISKATLQSMFSGAKSNKDLRLS from the coding sequence ATGATCTTTGCAAATCCGTTTTTTACAAGAATGTTAAAATCTTTTACAAAATCTGATTTTGTGGTACAAGATACTAAAAGAAGCTTATTAGTTTCAAATTCTGCTAAAAAGATTAGGCGAAAGATTGAAGAATTAGATAATCGTCTGAATTTACCTGTAGCCAAAAAATCGTTGGGTGTTTTTGAAGGAGAGCATCCGTCCAATCATAACTTTGGAAATGGTGATTTAGTTGACATTCACTCATGGCAGCCTGGTGATGAAGCTAGAATGATGAACTGGAAAGCTAGCGCTAGACTTGGCGAGCCAATGGTCTCTTCTAGAGAAAGAAACTGTTCTTCTAAGACTTGGATTCTTGTAGATTCTAGCGCGAACATGAATGCTTCATGTTCTTGTAATGGACTTAACGAGTATTTGTACGAGGCAGCTTCTAATTCAGCGTGTTTCTTTGCGTCTTTAAGTATAAAACGTAACGATTCATTAAACTGCGTTTTATTTGACGGTAACGATATTATAAAGATTCCTTCATCTAGGAATCTTCCTGATTTTGAACGTAATTTGGATAAAAATATATATAAAACACGTAAAAAACTTAGAGATACAAATACGATCATAAATTTTGCTAATTCAATTAATCAATCACGCGGATTAATAGTAATTATCACGGATGAATATGCAATTTCGTCAAAACATTTTGATGATTTGCAAAAAATTTCAAGACTACACTCATTGATCGTGGTAACAATATGTCCAATTAATCCATTTAATTCATATAAAGTTACGCCAATAATTGACGGTACAACAATGCGAGAAATTCCAGCATTCTTAAAAGATGATTCTTGCGCTAAAGAAGTTAATACACATAGAGCTTTTGTCAATAACGCATTGCACGAAATTCTAAATAACACAGGATCATCGCTTATACGCGGTTCTTCTAGTGAACAAATATTCCATTCTTCGACGAAATTTATATCGAAAGCTACCTTACAGAGTATGTTTTCTGGCGCTAAAAGCAATAAAGATTTACGCTTGAGTTAG
- a CDS encoding AAA family ATPase: MALFPPQPSKQNDNANTGVFNLPPQPRAVTPNNTMVSNTIANQIVDSINQPVSAGVSNEDIKRAQQIADILRSRFAQTLVGQDSLRESLILTLAAGGHILIESVPGLAKTTAAQTLATAMSGSFKRVQCTPDLMPADLVGTQVFDFASQRFTTQIGPIHANVILLDEINRSNAKTQSAMLEAMAEGATTIGGERINLPQPFMVIATQNPIEEEGTFNLPEAQMDRFMIKAIMSYPSFNEEVSMLKLLTNRGSDVFNPESLNNQKISLQDVTFLRSATRRVHVSEAVMKYAVDIVATSRGEGSHPLKTISSLVRMGASPRASIALIRIGQAQALLAGRDYVIPEDVKKFAHDVLRHRILLTFEALADSITSDQIIDAIVKTVPAP; this comes from the coding sequence ATGGCATTATTCCCTCCACAACCAAGCAAACAAAACGATAACGCTAATACTGGCGTATTTAATCTTCCTCCACAACCACGTGCAGTTACACCTAACAATACAATGGTCAGCAATACAATAGCTAATCAAATTGTTGACTCTATAAATCAACCAGTATCTGCTGGTGTTTCTAATGAAGATATTAAACGAGCTCAACAGATCGCTGATATTCTTCGTTCTAGGTTTGCACAAACACTTGTTGGGCAAGATTCTCTCAGAGAATCACTTATTTTAACTCTTGCTGCTGGAGGACATATTCTTATTGAGTCCGTTCCTGGATTGGCTAAAACCACAGCGGCTCAAACTCTTGCTACAGCAATGTCTGGAAGTTTCAAAAGAGTGCAATGCACTCCTGATTTAATGCCAGCAGATTTGGTTGGAACACAAGTTTTTGACTTCGCTTCTCAAAGATTCACAACACAAATTGGACCTATTCACGCTAACGTAATTCTTCTAGATGAAATTAATCGTTCTAACGCAAAAACACAATCCGCTATGCTTGAAGCAATGGCAGAAGGCGCCACAACTATTGGTGGAGAACGCATTAATCTTCCTCAGCCTTTTATGGTTATCGCTACACAAAACCCTATTGAAGAAGAAGGAACTTTTAATCTTCCAGAAGCACAAATGGATCGCTTTATGATTAAAGCAATTATGTCGTATCCTTCCTTCAACGAAGAAGTTAGTATGCTTAAGCTTTTAACCAATAGAGGCAGCGACGTTTTCAATCCAGAATCTTTAAATAATCAAAAGATTAGCCTTCAGGATGTCACTTTCTTAAGATCGGCAACTCGCAGAGTACATGTTTCGGAAGCAGTTATGAAGTATGCAGTAGATATTGTTGCAACTTCTAGAGGAGAAGGTAGTCACCCTCTTAAAACTATTTCTTCTCTAGTTAGAATGGGCGCAAGCCCTAGAGCTTCTATCGCGTTAATCCGTATCGGTCAGGCACAGGCTCTTCTTGCTGGAAGGGATTACGTAATACCGGAAGACGTTAAAAAGTTTGCTCATGATGTTCTTAGACACAGGATTCTTCTTACTTTTGAAGCTTTAGCTGATTCTATTACAAGTGATCAGATTATTGACGCAATAGTGAAAACGGTTCCTGCACCATGA
- a CDS encoding uracil-DNA glycosylase: MEIKQRKSLHDLIDPDWADALEPVEPQVHKMGDFLRDELSNGRRFLPESHNILRAFTIPFKEIKVLIVGQDPYPTPGHPVGLSFCVAPNVKPLPKSLINIYKELVSDLNVPMPKNGDLTPWTQKGVMLLNRCLSVEVGRPNSHQGKGWEEITDAAITALNNRVDNNGKHIPLVAILWGRNAQSLAPLLTNAIIIQSPHPSPLSASRGFFGSRPFSRANQALISLGSTPIDWTLPSE, from the coding sequence ATGGAGATTAAACAGCGAAAGTCTTTACACGATTTAATAGACCCAGATTGGGCAGACGCTCTTGAACCAGTAGAACCACAAGTTCACAAAATGGGAGACTTTTTAAGAGATGAACTATCTAACGGGAGGCGATTCCTGCCAGAAAGTCACAATATTCTCAGAGCTTTTACAATACCTTTTAAAGAAATAAAGGTTCTTATTGTTGGTCAAGACCCATATCCTACTCCAGGTCATCCTGTAGGACTTAGTTTCTGCGTTGCTCCAAACGTTAAACCATTACCTAAAAGTCTTATTAATATTTATAAAGAATTAGTTAGTGATTTAAATGTACCAATGCCAAAGAATGGTGACTTAACACCGTGGACTCAAAAAGGCGTTATGCTACTAAACAGGTGCCTTAGCGTTGAAGTAGGTAGACCTAATAGTCATCAGGGAAAGGGCTGGGAAGAAATTACCGATGCAGCTATTACCGCATTGAATAACCGTGTAGATAATAACGGCAAGCATATTCCTCTGGTTGCAATTTTGTGGGGAAGAAATGCTCAAAGTCTTGCTCCTCTTCTTACAAACGCAATCATTATTCAATCCCCTCACCCAAGTCCTCTTTCTGCCTCTAGAGGATTCTTTGGTTCTCGTCCATTTTCAAGAGCAAACCAGGCTTTAATATCGTTAGGATCAACACCAATAGATTGGACTCTCCCTAGCGAATAG
- a CDS encoding LytR C-terminal domain-containing protein: MANNSQNVSFTTDDFDNPPEGPVGVHRGNRAWYAVLFPYVVVLVVAVVLGLLAWAVMSGEINNIRMPWSANNSAISKSSNGNKNGKIDESKSKSDKADGDDSDEDKDPEETNKSDKKQDKEDKNSSKDSNANNDSSTADINKTVQVKVVNATKIQGHAAQEAGKLKQAGYANVEAANPKGNVPSDSVVWYKGDENRAAAQDVAKTLGISNVEATSEITTTIVVVLCK, translated from the coding sequence ATGGCGAACAATAGCCAGAACGTGTCATTCACGACTGATGATTTCGATAATCCACCAGAAGGTCCTGTTGGAGTACATCGTGGAAATCGCGCGTGGTATGCTGTATTGTTCCCATATGTTGTTGTGCTAGTTGTTGCTGTTGTGTTGGGTCTTCTGGCATGGGCGGTTATGTCTGGAGAGATCAACAATATTCGTATGCCTTGGAGTGCAAATAATTCAGCAATTTCCAAGTCTTCTAATGGCAATAAAAATGGCAAAATTGATGAGAGCAAGAGTAAATCTGACAAAGCTGATGGCGATGATTCAGACGAGGATAAGGACCCAGAAGAAACAAATAAGTCAGATAAAAAGCAAGATAAAGAAGATAAGAATTCTTCTAAAGACTCTAATGCTAACAATGACTCTTCGACAGCAGATATTAACAAGACAGTTCAAGTAAAAGTTGTTAATGCAACTAAAATTCAGGGTCATGCAGCTCAAGAAGCTGGAAAGCTTAAGCAAGCTGGTTATGCAAATGTAGAAGCTGCAAATCCTAAAGGTAATGTTCCTTCGGATTCTGTTGTTTGGTACAAGGGAGATGAAAATCGTGCTGCTGCACAAGACGTCGCTAAAACTTTGGGTATTAGCAATGTTGAGGCAACTAGTGAAATAACTACCACAATAGTTGTTGTTTTGTGCAAGTAA
- the groL gene encoding chaperonin GroEL (60 kDa chaperone family; promotes refolding of misfolded polypeptides especially under stressful conditions; forms two stacked rings of heptamers to form a barrel-shaped 14mer; ends can be capped by GroES; misfolded proteins enter the barrel where they are refolded when GroES binds) yields MAKIIAYEEDARQGMLAGLDKLANTVKVTLGPKGRNVVLDKSYGAPTITNDGVSIAKEIDLEDPYERIGAELVKEVAKKTDDVAGDGTTTATVLAQSLVHEGLKNVVAGSNPIALRRGIEKASEAIVKELLASAKDVETKDQIAATATISAADPEVGEKIAEALDKVGQDGVVTVEDNNKFGLDLDFTEGMRFDKGYISPYFVTNAEDQTAVLEDPYILLTSGKVSSQQDIVHVAELVMKSGKPLLIIAEDVDGEALPTLVLNKIRGTFNTVAVKAPGFGDRRKAMLQDMAILTGAQVVSDDLGLKLDSIDASVFGHAAKVIVSKDETTIVSGAGSKEDVEARVAQIRAEIENTDSDYDREKLQERLAKLAGGVAVIKVGAATEVEAKERKHRIEDAVRNAKAAIEEGLLPGGGVALVQAAAKVEKSADIVALSGEEATGAAIVFRAVEAPIKQIAQNSGVSGDVVLNKVRELPEGEGFNAATNTYEDLLAAGVTDPVKVTRSALQNAASIAGLFLTTEAVVANKPEKPAAAPQAGAEMGY; encoded by the coding sequence ATGGCAAAGATTATTGCCTATGAAGAAGATGCCCGTCAGGGTATGCTTGCTGGTCTTGATAAGCTTGCAAATACAGTAAAGGTGACTCTTGGTCCAAAGGGTCGTAACGTTGTTCTTGATAAGTCTTACGGCGCCCCAACCATCACTAATGATGGCGTTTCAATCGCTAAGGAGATCGATCTTGAAGATCCATACGAGCGTATTGGCGCCGAATTGGTAAAGGAAGTTGCTAAGAAGACTGACGACGTTGCAGGTGACGGCACTACAACCGCTACCGTGTTGGCTCAATCTCTGGTGCACGAAGGCTTAAAGAATGTTGTTGCTGGTAGCAACCCGATCGCTCTTCGTCGCGGAATTGAAAAGGCTTCAGAAGCAATTGTTAAGGAACTTCTCGCATCTGCTAAGGATGTTGAAACAAAGGATCAGATTGCAGCTACTGCAACTATTTCTGCAGCAGATCCTGAAGTTGGCGAAAAGATTGCTGAAGCTTTGGATAAGGTTGGTCAGGACGGTGTTGTTACCGTTGAAGACAACAACAAGTTTGGTCTTGATTTGGACTTCACTGAAGGTATGCGTTTTGATAAGGGTTATATTTCCCCTTACTTCGTCACTAATGCAGAAGATCAGACTGCTGTTCTTGAAGACCCATACATTTTGCTCACTTCTGGCAAGGTTTCTAGCCAGCAGGACATTGTTCATGTTGCTGAACTTGTTATGAAGTCTGGTAAGCCATTGCTCATTATTGCTGAAGATGTTGATGGCGAAGCATTACCAACTCTTGTTCTTAACAAGATTCGCGGTACTTTCAATACTGTTGCAGTAAAGGCTCCAGGATTTGGCGATCGCCGTAAGGCAATGCTTCAGGATATGGCTATTTTGACTGGTGCTCAGGTTGTTTCTGACGACCTTGGTTTGAAGCTTGATTCTATCGACGCTTCTGTGTTTGGTCATGCTGCAAAGGTTATTGTTTCTAAGGATGAAACAACTATCGTTTCTGGCGCTGGCTCTAAGGAAGATGTTGAGGCTCGTGTTGCTCAGATTCGCGCCGAAATTGAGAACACTGATTCCGATTACGATCGCGAAAAGCTTCAGGAACGTCTTGCTAAGCTCGCTGGCGGCGTTGCTGTTATTAAGGTTGGTGCTGCTACGGAAGTTGAGGCTAAGGAACGTAAGCATCGCATTGAAGATGCAGTTCGTAATGCTAAGGCTGCTATCGAGGAGGGTTTGCTTCCAGGCGGTGGTGTAGCTTTGGTTCAGGCTGCCGCTAAGGTTGAGAAGTCTGCTGATATTGTTGCTCTTAGTGGAGAAGAAGCCACGGGTGCTGCAATTGTGTTCCGTGCTGTAGAAGCTCCAATCAAGCAGATTGCTCAGAATTCCGGCGTTTCTGGAGACGTTGTGCTCAACAAGGTCCGTGAGCTTCCAGAAGGCGAAGGCTTCAATGCTGCAACTAATACTTATGAAGATTTGTTGGCTGCAGGCGTTACCGACCCAGTTAAGGTAACTCGTTCTGCTCTACAGAATGCTGCTTCTATCGCTGGCTTGTTCTTAACTACAGAAGCTGTGGTTGCTAATAAGCCTGAGAAGCCAGCTGCTGCACCACAGGCTGGCGCAGAGATGGGCTACTAA
- a CDS encoding WXG100 family type VII secretion target, giving the protein MTQFRVDSEQIQQSAAAVASSINAIRDATNGMYANLQQLQSVWTGPAATQFASTAGQWRAAHQQMEQSLQSIQLAMQNASNIYMDTEAQATSLFAMG; this is encoded by the coding sequence ATGACACAATTTAGAGTTGATTCAGAACAAATTCAGCAATCTGCTGCAGCAGTTGCATCTTCGATTAATGCGATTCGAGACGCCACAAATGGAATGTACGCAAATCTCCAACAATTGCAAAGCGTATGGACTGGTCCTGCCGCTACACAATTTGCATCAACAGCTGGGCAATGGCGTGCAGCACACCAACAAATGGAACAATCATTGCAATCCATTCAACTCGCTATGCAAAATGCTTCTAACATTTACATGGATACAGAAGCGCAAGCTACATCTTTGTTTGCAATGGGATAA
- a CDS encoding response regulator transcription factor, whose protein sequence is MGKNVEASIVVVDDEPSIRELLVASLHFAGFDVETAASGSEAIDVIERVHPDLIVMDVMLPDIDGFTVTRRIRQNGVAVPVLFLTARDDTQDKIMGLTVGGDDYVTKPFSLEEVVARIRAILRRTQDPDEDTPVVRVADLEINEDSHDVSRSGVPIELSPTEYKLLHYLMDNEGRVLSKSQILNHVWQYDWGGDAAIVESYISYLRKKIDGIEIKNEDGSLKKVVPLIETKRGIGYMIRVPKAGQA, encoded by the coding sequence ATGGGTAAGAATGTAGAAGCATCTATTGTTGTGGTCGATGACGAACCTTCAATTCGTGAGCTTTTGGTAGCATCGCTACACTTTGCAGGATTTGATGTAGAAACAGCAGCTTCTGGATCAGAAGCTATTGATGTTATTGAGCGTGTACATCCAGATCTTATTGTTATGGACGTTATGCTCCCAGATATAGACGGATTTACGGTTACAAGGCGAATTCGCCAGAATGGTGTTGCTGTTCCTGTGTTATTCCTTACTGCTAGAGACGACACTCAGGATAAGATTATGGGTCTTACTGTTGGTGGCGACGATTATGTTACAAAGCCTTTTAGTCTAGAAGAAGTAGTTGCGAGAATTCGTGCAATATTGCGTAGAACTCAAGATCCAGATGAAGATACTCCTGTTGTGCGCGTTGCTGATTTGGAAATTAATGAGGATTCGCATGATGTTTCCAGATCTGGTGTTCCAATTGAATTAAGTCCTACGGAGTATAAACTGCTTCATTATTTGATGGACAATGAAGGTAGAGTATTGTCTAAGAGTCAGATTCTCAATCATGTTTGGCAATATGATTGGGGTGGAGATGCGGCAATCGTAGAATCCTATATTTCTTATCTTCGTAAAAAGATTGATGGTATTGAAATTAAAAATGAGGATGGAAGCTTAAAGAAGGTTGTTCCTCTTATTGAAACGAAGCGTGGTATTGGCTATATGATTCGCGTTCCGAAAGCAGGTCAAGCCTGA
- a CDS encoding sensor histidine kinase, whose protein sequence is MRESKSVDGSLYNNGSKTSGSDNSGLNQSEVSADRNVKAELVTYSGDNPKKTKNKSKSKWLRRHIDAIPLSTRLVACTLVVLTIAALCISLSIRQLVGSYLLDKTDAQLTDQAQLIYDNIDLLRSKDSGEQAAGPNDYFLQIRDTNNKIITTPLIPKLKGDVVSMPTLPEDGEINNVVVRRRPFTAPARVHGDVKSIDETTAKAAESPWRVLVLTWGQRSGYNSEMHVRGYVYIALSLSDQLDTVNTLTRYCVMVSITVILLGAVLAALIIQSTLVPLKRIEKTASKIASGDLSRRVPSAPENTEVGSLAASLNSMLSKIEQGFNDQEAMTEKMKQFVSDASHELRTPLAAIHGYAELYYMWRGVPGQQEKADDSIAHIKASSERMTELVEDLLSLARFDEGRGINVSQTVKVTPILSDAANDLRALDPVRVIQQGTLHLADDWKLMNCSKPTNCSLDRKFIFTPGELPKVTLKGDGARLRQVLTNIVGNIHRYTPSDSPVEIGMGVLKASITPEALQKMGSVSRSLKDFLEAAEVSQSTGTGSSFVVIRVVDHGPGVPEESLSHIFERFYIADPSRAREKGGTGLGMSIAQSVVKAHRGFICATTSCASRTSSDQLIDDTMAGSESSESKPHGLTLTVVLPNVIFDDENNKKVKNTDTSSMVTDNNIVKIDNSLNY, encoded by the coding sequence ATGCGTGAGAGCAAATCTGTGGATGGTTCGCTTTACAATAATGGTTCCAAAACATCTGGTTCTGATAACAGCGGATTAAATCAGTCCGAAGTTAGTGCTGATCGAAATGTTAAAGCCGAATTAGTGACTTATTCTGGTGATAATCCTAAAAAAACTAAGAATAAATCTAAGTCCAAATGGTTGCGGAGGCATATTGATGCTATACCGTTGAGTACTCGTTTGGTGGCGTGTACTTTGGTTGTTCTTACAATTGCTGCATTGTGTATTTCTCTTTCTATTAGGCAATTAGTTGGCAGTTATCTTCTGGATAAAACCGATGCTCAGCTTACAGATCAGGCTCAGCTTATTTACGACAATATAGATTTACTTCGTAGTAAGGATTCTGGAGAACAGGCTGCAGGTCCTAATGATTATTTCTTGCAGATTAGAGACACTAATAACAAGATTATTACTACACCTTTGATTCCAAAACTTAAAGGTGATGTTGTTTCTATGCCAACTCTTCCAGAAGATGGAGAAATTAATAATGTTGTTGTAAGACGTAGGCCTTTTACTGCTCCAGCGCGTGTACATGGAGATGTAAAAAGCATTGATGAAACAACTGCAAAAGCTGCGGAATCTCCTTGGCGAGTTCTTGTTCTTACATGGGGTCAGCGAAGCGGATATAATTCCGAAATGCATGTTAGAGGGTATGTTTATATAGCTCTTTCTTTAAGTGACCAATTAGATACTGTTAATACGCTTACACGCTATTGTGTGATGGTTAGTATAACAGTTATCCTTCTTGGTGCTGTTTTAGCCGCTCTTATTATTCAATCTACTCTTGTTCCACTAAAGAGAATAGAAAAAACTGCGTCGAAGATTGCTTCAGGAGATTTAAGTAGGCGAGTACCTTCCGCACCAGAGAACACGGAGGTTGGATCTTTAGCTGCTTCGTTGAACTCTATGCTTTCTAAGATTGAACAAGGATTTAACGACCAGGAAGCAATGACTGAGAAAATGAAACAATTTGTTTCTGATGCAAGTCATGAACTCCGTACTCCATTAGCTGCTATTCATGGATACGCTGAATTGTACTACATGTGGAGAGGTGTGCCTGGTCAGCAAGAAAAAGCTGATGATTCTATTGCTCATATTAAGGCTTCTAGTGAAAGAATGACGGAACTTGTAGAAGATTTGCTTTCGCTGGCACGATTTGACGAGGGTAGAGGAATAAATGTTTCTCAGACAGTTAAAGTAACTCCTATTCTTTCTGATGCGGCAAATGATTTGAGAGCGTTAGATCCAGTTCGAGTTATTCAGCAAGGCACTTTGCATTTAGCTGATGACTGGAAGTTGATGAATTGCTCTAAGCCAACAAATTGCAGTCTTGATAGAAAGTTTATTTTTACTCCAGGTGAGTTACCTAAAGTCACTTTAAAGGGTGACGGAGCTAGATTGCGACAAGTTCTTACAAATATTGTTGGAAACATTCATCGCTATACTCCAAGCGATTCTCCAGTAGAGATAGGTATGGGTGTTCTCAAGGCTTCTATTACTCCTGAAGCTCTTCAAAAAATGGGATCTGTATCTCGTTCATTGAAAGACTTTTTAGAAGCTGCGGAAGTGAGCCAATCTACTGGAACAGGCAGCTCATTTGTGGTTATTCGAGTGGTAGATCATGGACCTGGCGTACCTGAAGAATCTTTATCTCACATATTTGAGCGATTCTATATTGCAGATCCATCTCGTGCTAGAGAAAAGGGTGGTACTGGCTTAGGTATGTCTATTGCTCAGTCTGTTGTTAAAGCTCATCGTGGTTTTATATGTGCTACTACGTCTTGTGCATCTAGGACCAGCAGTGATCAGCTTATTGATGATACAATGGCAGGAAGCGAATCGTCTGAATCTAAGCCTCATGGTTTAACTCTTACGGTTGTGTTGCCGAATGTGATATTTGACGATGAGAATAATAAGAAGGTTAAGAATACAGATACTTCTAGCATGGTTACCGATAATAATATTGTAAAAATCGATAATAGTTTAAATTATTAA